The stretch of DNA CCATATAATTGAGGCATTTAAAAATGGAAAACATGTAATTACTGCAAATAAAGGACCTCTTGCATTATATTTTAATGAATTAACCTCTTATGCTGAAAAATATAATAAAATATTTAGGTATGAGGCATCCGTTGGAGGAGCAATGCCTATAATAAATTTGGCAAAGGAAACACTCGCTGGAAATGAAATAACCGAAATAAAAGGAATATTAAATGGAACTACGAACTATATATTAACAAAAATGGAAAAAGAAAAACTCGATTTTGATACTGTATTGAAAGAGGCACAGGAGCTCGGTATAGCAGAGACCAACCCTCACCAAGATATAAGCGGACTTGATACTGCTGCGAAAATAGTAATACTTGCAAATTCAATTATGAATAGAAATGTTAGTATAAAAGATGTTAAATTGGAAGGTATTACAAGAATTACGCCTGAGGCACTGACAATGGCTAATAAAAGTGGATATACTATAAAACTTATTGGAGAAGTAAGTAAAAACAAGCTTGAAGTATGTCCAAAATTAATACCCATCGATAGCCCTATGAATGTGAAAGGTTCTTTGAATGTTGCAATGTTAAATACTGACTTGGCAAAGGAAATTGTTGTAGTTGGTAGGGGAGCAGGAGATATAGAAACTTCATCTGCTATTTTGAGTGATATTATAAGCGTATATTTGAGAACTAAAAGATAATAAAAATAAAATAATAATAAATAATAAAAAAATAAAATATAAAATTTATTTAAGCGATTTAAATACTTCTTCAATAGCATTTAATGTTTTTTCAACAACTTCATCATCATGTTTAATGGATGTGAAACAGCATTCAAATTGTGATGGTGCTATAAATACGCCATTGTCCAAAAGACCATAAAAATACTTCATAAATCTTTCTGTATTGCTTTTTTTGGCAGTTTCATAATCCACTACTTCATTTTCATTGAAGTATATCTGAAACATCGAGCTCACATTATATATCTTATTAGGTATTTTATATTTTTCAGCAGTTTCTCCTATAAAATCGCTTATTTTTTTGGCAGTTTTTGAAGTTTGTGTGTAAAACTCGTTATCAAGGTTTTTTAAGGTTTCAATACCTGCACTAACTGAAATTGGATTTCCGTTAAATGTGCCTGCCTGATAAATATTTCCATTTGGTGAAAAATTTTCCATGAGCTCCTTCTTACCAACAATTGCACCAATTGGAAAACCGCCACCTATTATTTTTCCGACTGTTGCTAAGTCGGGAACAACATTATAGTATTCCTGAGCTCCCCCTGGTGCTATTCTAAATCCTGTAATTACCTCATCAAATATCAATATTATATCATTTTCCTCAGTAATTTCTCTTAAAAATTTTAAATATCCTTCTTTTGGAGGAATGCATCCAATATTGCCCATCACTGGTTCAACAATAATGCAGGCAATTTCATCTTTATTTTCAGCAATGGTTTTTTTAATGGCATCCTCATTATTAAAAGGAACTAATAATGTATTTTTTGTAGTTTCCTCAGGGATACCTGGTGAGTTAGGAGATCCATGTGTGAGAGCTCCGCTTCCACTTTTCACAAGCACATAGTCATGAGCTCCGTGGTATGCACCATCAAATTTTATAATTTTATTTTTTTTAGTAATGCCTCTTGCAAGTCTAATGGCACTCATTGTAGCCTCAGTTCCAGAATTTACAAATCTTACCATCTCTGCACAGGGCATTCTATTTACTATTTCTTTTGCAAGGACAATTTCCTTTTCAGTAGGGCATCCATAGGCAGTTCCCAGTTCAAGCTGTTCTTTTACAGTGTTTATTATATTGTCATTGGCATGCCCCAACACCATAGGACCATAAGCTAAGCAGTAGTCGATATATCTATTGCCATCTACATCAAATAAATAGCAATCTTTTGCCTTTTCAACAAAAAATGGAAATGGTTTGAAGTATCTTACTGGACTATTTACTCCTTTTACAAGATATTTCTGAGCTTCCTCAAATAATTTCTTTGATTTTGATAGATTTATGTTTTTAAACATGTTGCTCATATTAATCCCTTTATTTTTTAAATCATTTGTTAATTTTATTATTGTTATTATTGCTCACATTATTATGGTAATATGAGATTATTACCGTGTTAATTAATTTTAATATTAATTTATATAATCATATTCTATTCTATTTCGGTATTATTATAACAATACACCATTATACACTAAAACCCAAAAAACCACCGATGTAAAGAAGTAAGAAACACCTCCACTTCCCAACCACTGTTTTTGACTTAGGCTTCCCTTGCCAACTATCATTGCAGTGATATGCCCCGTTATAATAAGCCCCACAAATAAAAACAACAATGTTACAATACCGCTTAAAGTTCCAAGACCTGCTGTATATATATAATTCGCCAATAATCCAAATAATATTCCTCCAATAGTATGGATTATTGCTGTTTTTCCTTCTAAATCCATGATAACACCTTTTTAATGTAATTTTTGTTATTTTTTTATATAATAATTTATATTTATATTTTTTATATCTCCATTTATATTTATATTACCATATTTAAATAATTAATAAATATTATAAAATTTATTTTTAACCTCATTCTTTTATTAATTCTTTAATCTTGTATATTTTAATTGATTCCTTTGGTCTTTTACTTTTTTCCGTATAAGTATAATCCACCAATACTTCAACTTCTTCATTTACTTCCAAGGTTTTATTTACTAAAATAATATCCCCTTTTTCAAGCAAAAAAGCGAATTTCCGTTTTGTTTTTAAAGAACCTCTGTCGATT from Methanothermococcus okinawensis IH1 encodes:
- a CDS encoding homoserine dehydrogenase, whose protein sequence is MKVILVGFGVIGKGVAKVIEEKKEYLKNKYGLDLKVVAICDRSGAAIDENGLDLKTALNVKEGTKKISNYPEKGTGMSIVEVIKTVNADAIVEATPTNIETGEPAKTHIIEAFKNGKHVITANKGPLALYFNELTSYAEKYNKIFRYEASVGGAMPIINLAKETLAGNEITEIKGILNGTTNYILTKMEKEKLDFDTVLKEAQELGIAETNPHQDISGLDTAAKIVILANSIMNRNVSIKDVKLEGITRITPEALTMANKSGYTIKLIGEVSKNKLEVCPKLIPIDSPMNVKGSLNVAMLNTDLAKEIVVVGRGAGDIETSSAILSDIISVYLRTKR
- the hemL gene encoding glutamate-1-semialdehyde 2,1-aminomutase, with the translated sequence MFKNINLSKSKKLFEEAQKYLVKGVNSPVRYFKPFPFFVEKAKDCYLFDVDGNRYIDYCLAYGPMVLGHANDNIINTVKEQLELGTAYGCPTEKEIVLAKEIVNRMPCAEMVRFVNSGTEATMSAIRLARGITKKNKIIKFDGAYHGAHDYVLVKSGSGALTHGSPNSPGIPEETTKNTLLVPFNNEDAIKKTIAENKDEIACIIVEPVMGNIGCIPPKEGYLKFLREITEENDIILIFDEVITGFRIAPGGAQEYYNVVPDLATVGKIIGGGFPIGAIVGKKELMENFSPNGNIYQAGTFNGNPISVSAGIETLKNLDNEFYTQTSKTAKKISDFIGETAEKYKIPNKIYNVSSMFQIYFNENEVVDYETAKKSNTERFMKYFYGLLDNGVFIAPSQFECCFTSIKHDDEVVEKTLNAIEEVFKSLK
- a CDS encoding EMC6-like membrane protein, which codes for MDLEGKTAIIHTIGGILFGLLANYIYTAGLGTLSGIVTLLFLFVGLIITGHITAMIVGKGSLSQKQWLGSGGVSYFFTSVVFWVLVYNGVLL